A stretch of Prosthecochloris marina DNA encodes these proteins:
- the gap gene encoding type I glyceraldehyde-3-phosphate dehydrogenase, with product MAKVKVGINGFGRIGRLVFRQAMTNEKVEVVAINDLCDANTLAHLLKYDSTHGILDADIQVEENSLIVNGCKIAICSEKDPAQLPWKDLGVDLVVESTGIFTKREGAAKHITAGAKKVIISAPAKNDVDATIVLGVNDDTITGNEEIVSNASCTTNCLAPMVKVLEDSFGIEKGFMTTVHAFTNDQRILDLPHKDLRRARTAMTSIIPTSTGAAKAIGLVIPELSGKLDGMAMRVPVPDGSVTDLTVILKKPTTKEEINAAMQKAAEGNMRGVLQFCTDPVVSTDIVGNANSCIFDSLLTMATGNMVKVVGWYDNELGYSTRVVDLLEIYAHFV from the coding sequence CATAAACGGATTCGGACGTATAGGACGCTTGGTATTCCGTCAGGCAATGACAAATGAAAAAGTTGAAGTAGTTGCAATAAATGACCTTTGTGATGCAAATACCCTCGCACATCTACTGAAATACGATTCAACTCATGGCATACTTGATGCAGATATCCAGGTTGAGGAGAATTCACTGATTGTCAATGGCTGCAAAATCGCTATCTGCTCTGAAAAAGATCCTGCACAACTTCCCTGGAAAGATCTCGGTGTTGACCTGGTTGTCGAATCGACAGGCATCTTCACAAAACGGGAAGGCGCTGCAAAACATATCACTGCCGGAGCGAAAAAAGTCATTATTTCAGCTCCTGCCAAAAACGATGTTGATGCGACAATCGTGCTTGGCGTCAATGACGATACTATTACAGGCAACGAGGAGATAGTATCGAACGCAAGCTGTACGACAAACTGCCTTGCACCTATGGTAAAGGTTCTCGAGGACAGCTTCGGCATCGAAAAAGGTTTCATGACCACTGTCCATGCATTCACCAATGACCAGCGAATCCTCGACCTTCCTCACAAAGACCTGCGCCGTGCACGTACGGCGATGACCTCGATCATACCAACAAGTACCGGAGCGGCGAAAGCTATCGGTCTCGTTATCCCTGAACTGTCCGGCAAGCTCGACGGCATGGCAATGCGCGTACCTGTTCCAGACGGTTCTGTCACCGACCTGACCGTCATTCTCAAAAAACCAACGACAAAAGAGGAGATTAACGCTGCCATGCAAAAGGCTGCTGAAGGCAACATGCGAGGAGTTCTTCAGTTCTGCACAGACCCCGTTGTATCTACCGATATCGTAGGCAACGCCAACTCCTGCATCTTCGATTCGCTGTTGACCATGGCCACGGGAAACATGGTGAAAGTTGTCGGTTGGTATGATAATGAACTCGGCTATTCCACAAGAGTCGTCGATCTTCTTGAGATCTACGCACATTTCGTTTAA
- a CDS encoding peroxiredoxin yields the protein MGVLVGREAPNFDLEAVVEGAKFVDSCKLSDYKGKYVVLFFYPLDFTFVCPTELHAFQDRLEEFQHKNVEVLACSVDSKFSHHAWLKTPRKQGGIEGVTYPLLSDINKEASIAYDVLAEKEGVSYRGLFLIDRDGIVRYQVVNDLGLGRNVDEVLRMVEALQFTEQFGEVCPANWNKGDKTMKPTNEGLEEYFGSE from the coding sequence ATGGGCGTTTTAGTTGGCAGGGAAGCACCGAATTTCGATCTGGAGGCTGTTGTTGAGGGCGCGAAGTTTGTCGATTCATGCAAGCTTTCGGATTATAAGGGAAAATATGTCGTACTGTTTTTTTATCCCCTCGACTTTACTTTTGTCTGTCCTACGGAGCTGCATGCTTTCCAGGATAGGCTCGAGGAGTTCCAGCATAAAAACGTAGAGGTTCTGGCATGTTCGGTGGATTCGAAGTTTTCGCATCATGCATGGCTCAAGACACCACGCAAACAAGGTGGAATAGAAGGAGTTACCTATCCTTTGCTTTCGGATATAAATAAAGAAGCGTCGATAGCATACGATGTGCTGGCGGAAAAAGAGGGCGTTTCTTACAGGGGACTGTTTCTTATCGACAGAGACGGAATCGTTCGCTATCAGGTTGTCAATGACCTTGGGCTTGGTCGCAATGTAGATGAAGTGCTCAGAATGGTCGAGGCCCTGCAGTTTACAGAACAGTTTGGAGAGGTGTGCCCCGCAAACTGGAACAAGGGTGACAAAACGATGAAACCGACCAACGAAGGTCTTGAGGAGTATTTCGGGTCGGAATAA
- a CDS encoding flavodoxin domain-containing protein produces MKAIILYDTRSEGGSTDRFVESLGKSLAETGAYVEKGKCKATADYSFIQDFDVVIMGAPVYYMLVSSELLGSFFQSNLKKYLNRKKVALFLTCGSPEPMAYMMYLPQLKMHLVRNKILTEKVFTPAELSDNQAIDDYVDNILHAYKKALKTRNNNLIWADDAQELLAQIPSFFRNRIKIATEEYAEEMGYREITVAVIDEAKAELE; encoded by the coding sequence ATGAAAGCAATTATCCTTTATGACACACGTTCTGAAGGCGGATCGACCGACCGGTTTGTCGAAAGCCTCGGAAAAAGCCTTGCAGAAACAGGAGCGTATGTGGAAAAAGGAAAATGCAAGGCAACCGCCGACTACAGTTTCATCCAAGACTTCGATGTCGTTATTATGGGAGCCCCTGTTTACTATATGCTGGTATCTTCTGAATTGCTTGGGTCTTTTTTCCAGAGTAACCTGAAAAAATATCTCAATAGAAAAAAAGTCGCCCTGTTTCTCACCTGCGGCAGCCCTGAACCAATGGCTTATATGATGTACCTGCCTCAGCTTAAGATGCATCTGGTACGCAATAAAATTCTTACGGAAAAAGTTTTTACTCCAGCCGAACTTTCCGACAATCAGGCTATCGACGATTACGTTGACAATATTTTACATGCCTATAAAAAAGCGCTTAAGACCCGTAATAACAACCTGATATGGGCAGATGACGCCCAAGAGTTACTTGCTCAGATACCATCATTTTTCCGGAACAGAATAAAAATTGCAACAGAAGAGTATGCAGAAGAAATGGGCTATCGAGAAATAACTGTTGCCGTTATTGATGAAGCCAAAGCCGAGCTTGAATAA
- a CDS encoding nitrilase-related carbon-nitrogen hydrolase, with protein sequence MHRSRLRIAQTDCVLANFEENLAQHRTMIEQAIDDDIHAIAFPELSLTGYNVQDAAQDIALHVDDKAFDPLKELSREITIICGGIELSDDYGVYNSAFLFEDGHAQSAHRKIYLPTYGMFEELRYFSAGQKIEAITSRRLGKIGIAICEDMWHVSVPYLLAHQGAKLLFVLMSSPLRLTPGEKKPAIVQQWQQIISTYSFLFSSYVACVNRVGNEDSFTYWGNSSVAGPDGTPLVTAPLFKQHCIDTIIDLDSVKQARLHSSHFLDEDLRLFAAELRDIMTCRPN encoded by the coding sequence ATGCACAGATCAAGGTTGAGAATAGCGCAAACCGACTGCGTTCTCGCTAATTTCGAGGAAAACCTCGCCCAGCACAGAACGATGATTGAACAAGCCATAGACGACGATATCCATGCGATCGCTTTTCCGGAACTGTCTCTGACCGGGTACAATGTACAGGATGCCGCCCAGGATATCGCGCTGCATGTCGATGACAAGGCGTTTGACCCCCTGAAGGAACTCAGCCGGGAAATAACGATCATTTGTGGCGGAATCGAACTCAGTGATGATTATGGAGTCTACAATTCCGCGTTTCTTTTCGAGGACGGTCATGCTCAAAGTGCCCATAGAAAAATTTATCTGCCTACATACGGCATGTTTGAAGAACTGCGCTACTTTTCCGCCGGACAAAAAATCGAAGCCATAACATCGAGGAGACTTGGAAAAATAGGCATTGCCATCTGTGAGGACATGTGGCATGTTTCGGTTCCTTATCTCCTTGCACACCAAGGAGCAAAACTGCTTTTTGTGCTCATGTCGAGCCCTCTCCGTCTTACTCCGGGAGAAAAAAAACCAGCTATCGTCCAGCAGTGGCAACAGATAATCAGCACGTATTCATTTCTGTTCAGCTCGTACGTTGCCTGCGTGAACCGCGTAGGCAATGAAGACAGCTTCACTTATTGGGGAAATTCATCTGTTGCAGGACCTGACGGGACCCCCCTCGTAACAGCCCCTTTATTCAAGCAACACTGCATCGACACAATCATCGATCTCGACAGTGTAAAGCAGGCTCGCCTCCATTCTTCACATTTTCTGGACGAGGATTTACGGCTCTTTGCTGCAGAACTCCGTGACATCATGACCTGTCGACCGAATTAG
- the hrcA gene encoding heat-inducible transcriptional repressor HrcA: MMFHDLSERERQVLSIIIQAYVINAAPVGSRYIAKNYNLGLSDATIRNVMADLEDEGYISQPHTSAGRVPTDKGYRYYVDLIMRVRRIEEEEKKRIDHNFKQLNYDPKDSAEVLKAVAKVLGSISQQLSVVISPKLSNALFERLDMILLSSSRIMVVLSIQSLFVRTIVMELNLEVSRQQIDSVIELLNQRLSGLTLSEIRNSISRRLADCDKDKALLNMIVRSADNLFDDSPVLERLYIAGTEYIVNQPEFDQPQKVRDLVCMIEDKSRMVELLFERDDDLVSNSTSGLDVSISIGRENTASTAEDFTVVTTPYYVGNTMGRLGVLGPKRMDYERVVRLVNYMADRLSHSLS, from the coding sequence ATGATGTTTCATGACCTGTCGGAACGTGAGCGCCAGGTGCTGTCCATTATTATTCAGGCTTATGTCATTAATGCAGCTCCGGTTGGTTCACGATACATAGCGAAGAACTACAATCTCGGACTTTCTGATGCGACCATAAGAAACGTTATGGCCGATCTAGAAGATGAGGGGTATATCAGTCAGCCGCATACCTCAGCGGGTAGGGTTCCTACTGATAAGGGGTATCGCTACTACGTGGATCTTATCATGAGGGTTCGGCGCATTGAAGAAGAAGAGAAAAAACGGATCGACCATAACTTCAAGCAGTTGAATTATGATCCGAAAGATTCAGCAGAGGTTCTTAAAGCGGTTGCAAAGGTTTTAGGGAGCATCTCCCAGCAATTGAGCGTTGTCATCTCTCCGAAGTTGTCGAATGCTTTGTTTGAACGCTTGGACATGATCCTGTTGAGTTCGTCGAGAATAATGGTTGTTTTGTCTATTCAGTCGCTTTTCGTAAGGACCATTGTCATGGAGCTCAATCTCGAAGTCTCCCGTCAGCAGATAGATTCGGTTATCGAGTTGCTCAACCAGAGGCTTTCCGGGCTCACTCTGTCGGAAATTCGGAACTCGATCAGCCGGCGCCTGGCTGACTGCGATAAGGATAAAGCCCTGTTGAATATGATCGTCAGATCGGCGGACAACCTTTTCGATGATTCTCCGGTTTTGGAACGGCTTTACATTGCAGGGACGGAGTATATTGTCAATCAACCGGAATTTGATCAACCTCAGAAAGTGCGCGATCTGGTTTGTATGATAGAAGATAAGAGCCGTATGGTGGAACTTCTTTTTGAGAGAGATGATGACCTTGTTTCGAACAGCACCTCGGGACTCGATGTGAGTATCTCGATAGGACGGGAAAACACAGCGTCTACCGCAGAGGATTTCACTGTTGTGACGACACCTTACTATGTAGGCAATACCATGGGGAGGCTCGGGGTCCTCGGTCCAAAAAGAATGGATTACGAACGTGTTGTCAGGCTTGTAAATTATATGGCTGATAGACTGTCACATTCTTTATCCTGA
- the proS gene encoding proline--tRNA ligase, which produces MAEKITSRETDYSQWYIDLVRSAKLADYSDIRGCMVIRPNGYAIWEKMQAALDRMFKETGHVNAYFPLFIPESYIQKEADHIEGFAPECAVVTHGGGEELTEKLYVRPTSETVIWASYKKWIQSYRDLPLLINQWANVVRWEMRTRLFLRTAEFLWQEGHTAHASPEEAQEEVLRMINVYKTFAEEYMALPVIMGRKTESEKFAGADETWCIEAMMQDKKALQAGTSHNLGQNFAKAFDCQFQTKEGKLEYVWATSWGVSTRLIGALIMAHSDDKGLVLPPKLASRQVVIIPILRGDKQAVIEKAHSICEELKKSGIHAFVDDSEQNSPGWKFAEYELQGIPVRLEIGPRDISNNICIAARRDTGEKQKLVLDEKLASSIASLLETIQQSMFKQALDFRESNTFEVASYDEFKSLIDKGFIVAHWDGTEETEAKIKEETKATIRVLPETPDFIDHYSINEPGACIYSGKPSKRKVVFAKSY; this is translated from the coding sequence GTGGCAGAAAAAATCACTTCGAGAGAAACCGACTACTCACAGTGGTACATAGACCTTGTTCGTTCAGCAAAACTGGCTGACTATTCCGACATAAGAGGTTGCATGGTCATCCGTCCCAATGGGTATGCAATATGGGAAAAAATGCAGGCTGCACTTGATCGCATGTTCAAGGAAACCGGTCATGTCAATGCATACTTCCCGTTGTTCATCCCGGAAAGCTATATCCAAAAAGAAGCGGATCACATAGAGGGTTTCGCACCCGAGTGTGCCGTTGTAACGCATGGTGGCGGCGAAGAACTCACAGAAAAGCTCTATGTTCGTCCAACGTCGGAAACAGTTATCTGGGCATCTTACAAGAAATGGATCCAGTCATACCGTGACCTCCCGCTCTTGATCAACCAGTGGGCGAATGTTGTTCGATGGGAAATGCGCACCAGGCTTTTTCTGCGCACTGCCGAATTTCTTTGGCAGGAAGGTCATACGGCGCATGCTTCCCCTGAAGAAGCTCAAGAAGAGGTACTCCGTATGATCAATGTTTACAAAACCTTTGCTGAAGAATACATGGCCTTACCGGTGATTATGGGGAGAAAAACTGAAAGTGAAAAGTTTGCCGGAGCCGATGAAACCTGGTGCATCGAAGCAATGATGCAGGACAAAAAAGCGCTTCAGGCAGGCACCTCGCATAATCTCGGCCAAAACTTCGCCAAGGCATTCGACTGCCAGTTTCAAACAAAAGAAGGCAAACTCGAGTATGTCTGGGCAACGAGCTGGGGTGTGTCAACTCGCCTGATCGGAGCACTTATCATGGCACATTCAGATGATAAAGGACTTGTCTTACCACCCAAACTCGCTTCCCGACAGGTAGTCATTATTCCCATTCTCAGAGGAGATAAGCAGGCTGTTATCGAAAAAGCTCACTCCATATGCGAGGAGCTGAAAAAAAGCGGGATTCATGCCTTTGTCGATGATAGCGAGCAGAACTCACCGGGCTGGAAATTTGCCGAGTACGAACTGCAGGGAATACCGGTTCGCCTCGAGATCGGGCCACGAGACATCTCGAACAATATCTGCATCGCAGCACGCCGTGATACGGGGGAAAAACAAAAACTCGTGCTGGACGAGAAACTTGCCTCGTCGATCGCCTCCCTGCTCGAGACCATACAGCAGTCGATGTTCAAACAGGCACTCGACTTCAGGGAATCCAACACATTCGAAGTTGCATCTTACGACGAATTCAAGTCGTTGATCGACAAAGGATTTATCGTCGCTCACTGGGATGGAACGGAAGAAACTGAAGCAAAAATAAAGGAAGAAACCAAGGCGACAATACGTGTTTTACCGGAAACACCCGATTTCATTGATCACTACTCGATCAACGAGCCAGGTGCATGCATTTACAGCGGCAAGCCTTCCAAAAGAAAAGTTGTTTTTGCAAAATCGTATTGA
- the dnaJ gene encoding molecular chaperone DnaJ, whose translation MKRDYYEVLGVSRSASKDEIKKSYRKLAMKYHPDKNPGNTEAEEHFKEVNEAYEILSNDDKRRRYDQFGHAGVGSSASSQGGAYGAGAGDFGDIFSAFNDMFGGGARSGGGSPFGGFEDVFGGGFSGGGRRSRSSGGIRGSDLKIRLKLTLEEIAKGVEKTLKIKKQIPCEACNGTGSKTGELETCSTCQGTGEVRQASKTMFGQFVNIKACPTCGGEGRVVKDRCTSCHGEGIKQGETTVKVNIPAGVEDGNYLTLRGQGNAGPRGGANGDLIVVIEEAAHKLFTRRGDDIIYNLPVSYPDMVLGTKVEVPTLEGRVKLTVPPGTQPNTMLRISGKGIGHLKSPGRGDHLVRVNVFIPKDLSHRDKELLKEMKKSSHLVPDEKTDHEKSFFEKARDIFG comes from the coding sequence ATGAAGAGAGATTACTATGAAGTTCTCGGTGTATCCCGGTCGGCTTCCAAAGATGAGATCAAAAAATCATATCGCAAACTTGCCATGAAATATCACCCGGACAAAAATCCGGGAAATACCGAGGCAGAAGAGCACTTTAAAGAGGTAAACGAGGCGTATGAGATTCTGAGCAACGATGACAAGCGTCGTCGTTATGATCAGTTTGGACATGCTGGTGTTGGTTCGTCCGCTTCTTCACAGGGCGGTGCATATGGCGCCGGGGCAGGCGATTTCGGTGATATTTTCAGTGCTTTCAATGACATGTTCGGTGGAGGCGCACGCTCAGGAGGCGGTTCCCCGTTTGGCGGTTTTGAAGATGTTTTTGGCGGTGGCTTCAGTGGTGGAGGTCGAAGGTCAAGATCTTCGGGCGGTATACGTGGAAGCGATCTGAAAATCCGTTTGAAGCTTACACTGGAAGAGATCGCAAAGGGTGTTGAAAAAACACTGAAAATTAAAAAGCAGATCCCGTGTGAAGCCTGTAACGGTACGGGTTCAAAAACAGGAGAATTAGAGACCTGTTCAACATGCCAGGGAACTGGTGAGGTTCGGCAAGCGTCAAAAACAATGTTCGGACAGTTTGTCAACATAAAGGCATGTCCAACCTGTGGTGGTGAGGGACGGGTAGTCAAGGATCGTTGTACCTCCTGCCATGGAGAGGGTATCAAGCAGGGGGAAACGACGGTAAAGGTGAACATACCCGCTGGAGTTGAAGACGGCAATTATCTTACGCTCAGAGGGCAGGGTAACGCAGGTCCGAGAGGCGGTGCCAACGGTGATCTGATAGTGGTCATTGAAGAAGCTGCACATAAACTGTTCACCCGAAGAGGAGACGATATCATCTACAACCTCCCCGTCAGTTATCCGGACATGGTTCTCGGAACGAAGGTCGAAGTTCCCACGCTCGAGGGTCGTGTCAAGCTGACAGTGCCTCCGGGAACGCAGCCGAACACCATGTTGAGGATCAGCGGAAAAGGCATCGGACATTTGAAATCTCCCGGCAGAGGAGACCATCTTGTAAGGGTGAATGTCTTTATTCCAAAGGACCTTTCACATCGTGACAAGGAACTGCTCAAGGAGATGAAGAAGTCGAGTCATCTGGTGCCGGATGAAAAAACGGACCATGAAAAGAGCTTTTTTGAAAAAGCCCGTGATATCTTCGGATAG
- a CDS encoding NCS2 family permease yields the protein MRTFFEFDRHQANFSQEILAGLTTFVTVSYIIIVNPAILSAAGIPREASMTATILTAIFGTLLMGIYAKRPFAVAPYMGENAFIAYTVVNTLGYSWQTALASICISGILFTALTLSGLRSWLSTAIPSTLKHSFAVGIGLFLAFIGFSHMGVVALGVPGAPVKMADISSLPVLTSLAGLLLISVMLAFRVPGAILIGILLTTGGLIFLGTVPFPEALVSPPPSLAPTFLNIDFQGAMTWGFIGVITSVLVMDFVDTMGTLIGLSSRANLLDENDNLPEIEKPMLVDALSTVAASFFGTTTAGVYIESAAGIEQGGKTGFTAIVIAALFAFALFFSPILTIVPANAYGPALVVVGMFMLQSVAKFDFKDYTELMPAFLTITLMMFTFNIGVGITAGFIAYVILKLLTGKISSIHPGMWILAALSLTFYLFYPYHS from the coding sequence ATGCGCACCTTTTTCGAGTTTGACCGTCATCAGGCAAACTTTTCACAGGAAATACTTGCCGGGCTGACGACATTTGTCACAGTCTCCTACATCATCATCGTCAACCCGGCTATCTTATCGGCAGCGGGAATCCCGAGGGAAGCCTCGATGACAGCGACGATTCTTACAGCGATTTTCGGTACTCTCCTGATGGGCATCTACGCAAAAAGACCATTTGCTGTAGCTCCCTACATGGGCGAAAACGCATTTATCGCCTATACGGTTGTCAATACTTTAGGATATTCATGGCAAACGGCACTTGCCTCGATATGTATCAGCGGAATTCTCTTTACCGCCCTTACACTCTCCGGCCTGAGAAGCTGGCTTTCAACAGCGATACCGAGCACGTTGAAACACAGTTTTGCCGTGGGCATAGGCCTTTTTCTCGCATTTATCGGTTTCAGTCATATGGGGGTCGTTGCATTAGGTGTCCCAGGAGCCCCGGTAAAAATGGCAGATATTTCATCGCTCCCTGTTCTTACCAGTCTGGCGGGGCTCCTGCTGATTTCGGTTATGCTTGCATTCAGAGTACCGGGCGCGATCCTGATCGGTATATTGCTGACAACCGGTGGACTGATTTTTCTCGGCACCGTGCCGTTTCCCGAAGCACTGGTAAGCCCCCCACCATCTCTTGCCCCGACCTTTCTCAATATTGACTTCCAGGGAGCTATGACATGGGGCTTCATCGGTGTCATAACAAGTGTTCTCGTAATGGACTTTGTCGATACAATGGGAACACTCATTGGGCTTTCATCACGAGCAAACCTCCTTGATGAAAACGACAATCTGCCCGAAATTGAAAAACCGATGCTTGTCGATGCCCTTTCAACCGTTGCAGCCTCATTCTTCGGCACGACCACGGCAGGCGTCTATATCGAATCAGCTGCCGGTATCGAACAGGGAGGAAAAACAGGATTTACTGCGATTGTCATAGCAGCATTGTTCGCCTTCGCCCTCTTTTTTTCCCCCATACTGACAATCGTACCTGCAAATGCTTACGGTCCGGCACTTGTGGTTGTAGGCATGTTTATGCTCCAGTCTGTTGCAAAATTCGATTTCAAAGATTACACGGAACTGATGCCGGCGTTCCTGACTATCACACTGATGATGTTCACCTTCAATATCGGCGTCGGTATAACTGCCGGATTTATTGCTTATGTTATATTAAAACTTTTAACTGGTAAAATCTCTTCAATTCATCCTGGCATGTGGATCCTGGCAGCACTTTCCCTGACATTCTATCTGTTTTATCCTTATCATTCATGA
- a CDS encoding DUF4412 domain-containing protein, with amino-acid sequence MKKLFYPVLMAVMFLSLSHAPALARFTGTIDMNLTMPNGKSEVTYLFGNTAQRMDMTTKLNKVPDSLKTTVITSAAQPDQAVIVNHKAGTYTKVNLRTAAENATLVDFDYDYRIEKAGNTSIKGYNCQHVKLFSTTDTIDMWLTRDIGDFKTFRLLQSQNPRLSNTLLAKKLSDEGLDGFPVKIIQQNENGTLVMEVVSVQPAAVEPHEFSIPEGYTEIVDTQQPLNQKQKEHLKELMEKIKNFKE; translated from the coding sequence ATGAAGAAATTGTTTTACCCCGTCTTGATGGCAGTTATGTTTTTAAGCCTGTCACATGCTCCTGCCTTGGCAAGGTTCACTGGAACCATTGACATGAATTTGACCATGCCTAACGGTAAATCGGAAGTAACGTATCTTTTTGGCAATACGGCACAGCGGATGGATATGACCACGAAGCTGAACAAAGTCCCCGACTCGCTTAAAACAACGGTCATTACAAGCGCCGCACAGCCCGATCAGGCGGTTATCGTCAACCATAAAGCCGGCACTTACACAAAAGTCAACCTCAGAACTGCTGCCGAAAATGCAACGCTTGTTGATTTCGATTACGATTACAGAATTGAAAAAGCAGGAAACACGAGCATAAAGGGCTACAACTGTCAGCATGTAAAACTATTCAGTACCACCGATACCATCGACATGTGGTTAACGCGTGACATCGGCGACTTTAAAACATTCAGACTTTTGCAATCCCAGAACCCCCGCCTCTCCAATACCCTCCTTGCCAAAAAGCTCTCCGATGAAGGCCTTGACGGTTTTCCGGTTAAAATCATTCAGCAAAATGAAAACGGAACTCTTGTCATGGAGGTTGTCTCGGTACAACCGGCCGCTGTTGAGCCGCACGAGTTCAGTATTCCCGAAGGATACACCGAGATAGTCGACACACAGCAGCCCCTCAACCAAAAGCAGAAAGAGCACTTGAAAGAGCTCATGGAGAAAATCAAGAATTTCAAAGAGTAG
- the prmC gene encoding peptide chain release factor N(5)-glutamine methyltransferase, producing the protein MQENGRQWQTVDLLKAAEKHFKEKDIESSRLHAEILLAYVMQSNRIELYLKHDRPVYQSELEKFRSLCRERLNGKPLQYITGEQIFFGYSFLVDERVLIPRPETELVLEHALDRAVAAGITEGEMPTILDIGTGSGCLAVMLALKLPDAIITAVDFSAKALEVAEHNANKHGVADRIRFLQADVLSPGFIDEVEGIYDMVLSNPPYIPEPEWEELEPEVKNHEPKMALATPDGFEFYRAIARSASVLLKQGGLLCFELHAEGAGKVREIISAHGFRDIEVHKDYSGWDRVLSGILTEIHEE; encoded by the coding sequence ATGCAGGAAAATGGCCGGCAATGGCAGACCGTAGATCTGCTCAAGGCAGCGGAAAAACATTTTAAAGAAAAGGACATTGAATCGTCACGTTTGCATGCAGAGATTCTGCTTGCTTATGTCATGCAATCAAACAGAATCGAGCTTTATTTGAAGCATGACCGCCCGGTTTATCAGAGTGAACTCGAGAAATTTCGTTCTCTTTGCAGGGAGCGCTTGAATGGAAAACCTCTTCAGTACATTACAGGAGAGCAGATTTTTTTCGGTTATTCGTTTCTGGTCGATGAGCGCGTCTTGATCCCAAGACCCGAGACCGAGCTTGTTCTGGAACACGCTCTTGACAGAGCGGTTGCCGCCGGTATTACGGAAGGAGAAATGCCCACAATTCTCGATATCGGTACAGGCAGCGGGTGTCTTGCCGTTATGCTTGCTCTGAAGCTGCCGGATGCGATAATAACCGCTGTAGATTTTTCTGCAAAAGCGCTCGAGGTTGCAGAACATAATGCAAATAAGCATGGGGTTGCCGATAGGATTCGCTTTCTGCAAGCCGATGTGTTGAGTCCGGGATTTATCGATGAAGTGGAGGGCATATATGATATGGTGCTTTCCAATCCACCATATATTCCGGAACCGGAATGGGAAGAACTGGAGCCGGAGGTTAAAAACCATGAGCCGAAAATGGCGCTGGCGACACCGGACGGCTTTGAGTTCTATCGTGCAATAGCCCGTAGCGCCTCGGTTCTTCTCAAGCAGGGAGGATTGCTTTGTTTTGAACTGCATGCCGAGGGTGCAGGAAAAGTCCGTGAAATTATCAGTGCACATGGTTTCAGGGATATAGAGGTACACAAGGATTACTCAGGTTGGGATAGAGTGCTTTCAGGGATATTAACGGAGATTCATGAGGAGTGA
- a CDS encoding nucleotide exchange factor GrpE: protein MTKKAAKHKAEHNETIKHEETVATKEAVEQSEELAAKVKELGDALNESKLQAEKLKDELMRKAADFENFRRQKEREAQMASSRALEKTIKELLPVIDDVNRIVDHAPEVLEKTEEARPYVDGVELLQKNLFKWLSDKGVSKIDVIGKKMDVNFHEAITLVDNPDAEPDTIIEEFQAGYILGDRVLRHAKVVVAK from the coding sequence ATGACAAAAAAAGCAGCAAAGCATAAAGCGGAGCATAACGAAACGATCAAGCATGAAGAAACGGTTGCAACGAAAGAGGCTGTCGAGCAGTCTGAAGAACTGGCCGCAAAGGTTAAGGAGCTTGGAGATGCGTTGAACGAATCAAAGCTGCAAGCTGAGAAACTTAAAGATGAACTCATGCGAAAAGCTGCCGATTTTGAGAATTTTCGTCGTCAGAAAGAACGTGAGGCTCAAATGGCAAGCTCCAGAGCTTTGGAAAAAACTATAAAAGAATTGCTTCCTGTGATCGATGATGTCAACCGTATCGTCGACCACGCCCCTGAAGTTCTTGAAAAGACCGAAGAAGCTCGTCCTTACGTTGATGGGGTCGAATTGCTTCAGAAAAACCTTTTTAAATGGCTCTCTGATAAAGGTGTCAGCAAGATCGATGTTATTGGAAAGAAAATGGATGTCAATTTTCATGAGGCCATTACGCTGGTCGATAATCCTGATGCTGAGCCTGATACCATTATAGAAGAGTTTCAGGCCGGTTATATTCTGGGAGACAGGGTGCTTCGGCATGCAAAGGTTGTCGTGGCGAAGTAA